One window of the Peptacetobacter hiranonis genome contains the following:
- a CDS encoding aminotransferase class I/II-fold pyridoxal phosphate-dependent enzyme, with protein sequence MNKNNDELFINNGLKKILDEKIVSFHMPGHKCGKIYDRLKYTEMLEGLYKTDTTEIPGTDNLHSPEDIIKESILKAEKVFESGKTYYLINGSTCGIEAAIMATCNPGEKLILSRDSHQSAVNACILGDIVPIYVKSEIDKYTNIQRGNSFEDVKKAIDENEDTKVLFLTYPTYYGITFELEKIISYAHDKEMVVVIDEAHGAHLGLSEKLPKTALECGADIVIQSTHKTLPAFTQSSMMHISKEALKSGRVDTDRIEKMLKMTETSSPSYILMQSLEIAVDIYEKYGKELMEELINNINEFKIKIEEINEYTNKTKIKNVDFFKIHNEKDLTKIFISSLEVGLTGYEFEEILRKEHNIQVELSNYSGALMIATIGNEKEDFEKLENALIEIYIKSLEEGRKKIEPVDYPYELIPQMALTPREAFYSRKKKNVKIEESIGKICGENIVPYPPGVCMIAAGEIIPQEIMDYLKYCKKEGMEITGVKDSRFEYIQIID encoded by the coding sequence ATGAATAAAAATAACGATGAACTTTTTATAAATAATGGATTAAAAAAAATACTAGATGAAAAAATAGTATCATTTCATATGCCGGGGCATAAATGTGGAAAGATTTACGATAGATTAAAATATACAGAAATGTTAGAAGGGTTATATAAAACTGATACAACGGAAATACCGGGTACAGATAATTTACATTCTCCTGAAGATATAATTAAGGAAAGTATATTAAAGGCAGAGAAAGTTTTTGAAAGTGGAAAAACATATTATTTAATAAATGGAAGTACATGTGGTATAGAGGCTGCGATAATGGCTACATGCAATCCAGGTGAGAAACTAATTCTTAGTAGAGATTCACATCAGTCCGCAGTAAATGCATGCATATTAGGGGATATAGTTCCAATATATGTGAAATCAGAAATAGATAAATATACAAATATTCAAAGAGGAAATTCTTTTGAGGATGTAAAAAAAGCAATAGACGAAAATGAAGATACAAAAGTATTATTTTTAACTTATCCAACATACTACGGAATAACATTTGAGTTGGAAAAAATAATTTCTTATGCCCACGACAAAGAGATGGTTGTAGTAATTGATGAAGCGCATGGAGCTCATCTAGGGCTTAGTGAAAAACTTCCTAAAACAGCTCTTGAATGTGGAGCAGATATAGTCATACAGAGTACACATAAAACACTACCAGCATTTACACAGTCTTCAATGATGCATATATCAAAAGAAGCTTTAAAAAGTGGAAGAGTAGATACAGATAGAATAGAAAAAATGCTTAAAATGACAGAAACATCAAGCCCTTCATATATACTGATGCAGTCTTTAGAAATTGCAGTTGATATATATGAAAAATACGGAAAAGAATTGATGGAAGAACTTATAAATAATATAAATGAATTCAAAATTAAAATAGAAGAAATAAATGAATATACAAATAAAACGAAAATTAAAAATGTAGATTTTTTCAAAATACATAATGAAAAAGATCTAACAAAAATATTCATATCTAGCTTAGAAGTTGGATTAACAGGATATGAATTTGAGGAAATACTTAGAAAAGAGCATAACATACAAGTCGAGTTATCAAATTATTCAGGAGCATTGATGATAGCTACAATAGGAAATGAAAAAGAAGACTTTGAGAAACTTGAAAATGCGCTGATAGAAATATATATAAAATCATTAGAAGAAGGTCGTAAAAAAATAGAGCCAGTAGATTATCCATACGAGCTAATTCCGCAGATGGCACTAACACCAAGAGAGGCCTTCTATTCAAGAAAGAAGAAAAATGTTAAAATAGAAGAGTCTATAGGAAAAATTTGTGGAGAAAATATAGTTCCATATCCACCGGGAGTATGTATGATTGCTGCTGGAGAAATAATACCACAAGAAATAATGGATTACCTAAAATACTGTAAAAAAGAAGGTATGGAAATAACAGGAGTAAAAGATTCAAGATTTGAATATATCCAAATTATAGACTAA